A genomic segment from Phragmites australis chromosome 6, lpPhrAust1.1, whole genome shotgun sequence encodes:
- the LOC133922350 gene encoding peroxisome biogenesis protein 7, whose translation MPAFKAPAPGFAVRFSPFHENRLLAAASQHFGLVGNGHLLVLDLAAAGPGGAPVPVFSFPTSDALFDCAWSESHESLCAAASGDGSVRLFDAALPPAQNPVRLLREHAREVHGIDWNPVRRDAFLSASWDDTLKLWSPDRPASVRTFRGHEYCVYAAAWSARHPDVFASASGDRTARVWDVRDPAPTLVIPAHDHEVLSLDWDKYDPSILATASVDKSIRVWDVRAPRAPIARLAGHGYAVKRVRFSPHRQGVLMSCSYDMTVCMWDYRAEDALLARYNHHTEFVAGIDMSVLVDGLLASTGWDEMVYVWPFGTDPRAM comes from the coding sequence atgcCGGCGTTCAAGGCTCCCGCGCCGGGGTTCGCCGTCCGCTTCAGCCCGTTCCACGAGAACCGCTTGCTCGCCGCGGCGTCCCAGCACTTCGGCCTCGTCGGCAACGgccacctcctcgtcctcgacctcgccgccgccggccccggcgGCGCCCCGGTTCCGGTCTTCTCCTTCCCCACCTCCGACGCGCTCTTCGACTGCGCGTGGTCCGAGTCCCACGAGTCCCtctgcgccgccgcctcagGGGACGGCTCCGTGCGCCTCTTCGACGCCGCGCTCCCGCCCGCGCAGAACCCTGTGCGCCTCCTCCGCGAGCACGCGCGCGAGGTGCACGGCATCGACTGGAACCCCGTCCGCCGCGACGCGTTCCTCTCCGCCTCCTGGGACGACACGCTCAAGCTCTGGTCCCCCGACCGCCCCGCCTCCGTCCGCACCTTCCGCGGCCACGAGTACTGCGTCTACGCCGCCGCCTGGTCCGCGCGCCATCCGGACGTCTTCGCTTCCGCCTCCGGCGACCGCACCGCGCGCGTCTGGGACGTGCGCGACCCGGCGCCCACGCTCGTGATCCCCGCCCACGACCACGAGGTGCTCTCGCTTGACTGGGACAAGTACGACCCCTCCATCCTCGCCACCGCCTCCGTCGACAAGTCCATCCGCGTCTGGGATGTGCGCGCGCCGCGGGCGCCCATTGCGCGGCTCGCAGGACATGGGTACGCCGTCAAGCGCGTCCGCTTCTCGCCGCACCGCCAGGGCGTGCTCATGTCCTGCTCCTACGACATGACGGTGTGCATGTGGGACTACCGCGCTGAGGACGCGCTGCTCGCCAGGTACAACCACCACACCGAGTTCGTCGCCGGCATCGACATGAGCGTGCTCGTGGATGGGCTGCTCGCCAGCACCGGATGGGATGAGATGGTATACGTCTGGCCGTTTGGGACCGACCCAAGAGCCATGTAG